A genomic segment from Gemmatimonadota bacterium encodes:
- a CDS encoding YebC/PmpR family DNA-binding transcriptional regulator — MAGHSKWKQIKHYKAATDAKRGAHFTKLIREITMAAKLGGGDPAGNPRLRTAIDTAKAASMPKENIERAVKKGTGELEGVEYQDVTYEGYGPGGVAIMIFTVTDNPTRTVADVRHKLSHGGGNLGAANSVSFMFDRKGQIYVDAGKYDEDAMMEKALDAGAEDFAREDEQYVITTAPNSLHEVQGALESGGVEVTQSEVSYLPKTTVQVSGSTATSLLKLLESLEDLDDVQRVVANFEMDADEMATA, encoded by the coding sequence ATGGCTGGACATAGTAAATGGAAGCAAATCAAGCACTACAAGGCCGCCACAGACGCGAAGCGCGGCGCGCATTTCACCAAGTTGATCCGTGAGATCACCATGGCCGCCAAACTCGGCGGCGGTGATCCAGCCGGCAATCCCCGCCTCCGGACGGCAATAGACACAGCGAAAGCGGCGTCCATGCCCAAGGAAAACATCGAGCGCGCCGTGAAGAAGGGCACCGGTGAGCTCGAGGGCGTGGAATATCAGGACGTCACGTACGAGGGCTACGGACCGGGCGGCGTTGCGATCATGATCTTCACCGTCACCGACAACCCCACCCGCACCGTGGCCGACGTTCGCCACAAACTGTCGCATGGCGGTGGGAATCTCGGAGCGGCCAATTCCGTCTCCTTCATGTTCGATCGAAAGGGCCAGATCTACGTCGACGCCGGCAAGTACGACGAAGACGCGATGATGGAGAAGGCACTCGACGCGGGCGCCGAGGATTTCGCGCGCGAGGACGAACAGTACGTCATCACCACTGCGCCCAACTCGCTCCACGAAGTTCAGGGAGCGCTGGAGTCCGGTGGCGTCGAAGTCACGCAGTCGGAAGTGTCGTATCTCCCCAAGACGACGGTCCAGGTGTCCGGCAGCACCGCCACCTCTCTGCTCAAGCTGCTCGAATCACTCGAAGACCTCGACGACGTCCAGCGAGTCGTCGCCAACTTCGAGATGGACGCCGACGAAATGGCCACGGCGTAG
- the ruvC gene encoding crossover junction endodeoxyribonuclease RuvC, translating into MLGIDPGTAVTGYGVVRGERLGAASLIECGVIRTKPREPLPVRLQEIYDGVSELIRTHRPDTLAVEDVFYAHNVRTTIVLGHARGVILLAGQQAGIEIVEYPPAEIKKAVVGNGAATKTQVQFMLTRLLRLKSVPTPSDAADGVAAALTCVMSSRAPALAARARPVGRV; encoded by the coding sequence GTGCTCGGCATCGACCCCGGTACCGCGGTTACCGGCTACGGGGTCGTGCGCGGCGAGCGTCTCGGCGCCGCTTCACTCATCGAATGCGGCGTCATCCGCACCAAACCGCGCGAGCCGCTGCCGGTGCGTCTGCAGGAGATCTACGACGGTGTCAGCGAGCTCATTCGCACTCATCGACCAGACACGCTCGCAGTGGAAGATGTCTTCTACGCACACAACGTTCGGACAACCATCGTGCTCGGCCATGCGCGCGGCGTCATCCTGCTCGCCGGCCAGCAGGCGGGGATCGAGATCGTCGAGTATCCTCCCGCGGAGATCAAGAAGGCCGTCGTCGGAAACGGCGCCGCAACCAAGACACAGGTGCAGTTCATGCTCACACGCCTGTTGCGACTCAAGTCTGTGCCCACGCCATCCGACGCAGCGGATGGCGTTGCTGCAGCACTGACCTGCGTCATGTCGTCGCGCGCTCCGGCACTCGCTGCTCGCGCACGTCCCGTCGGTCGCGTCTAG
- a CDS encoding aminotransferase class I/II-fold pyridoxal phosphate-dependent enzyme produces the protein MTKTARRTSTFNESVIREMTRIAHRTGAVNLAQGFPDFPMPAPMKEAACAAILGDINQYAITWGAPALRIAIAEKYRRWYDMPVDPDTEITVTCGATEAMAATFMALIDPGDEVIILEPFYENYGPDAELAGAKPIFVPLIAPNWDLDIERLAASITARTRAIVLNTPHNPTGKVFSRAEISAVAELAQRHNLLVFTDEIYEHLVYAGHHHPIATWPGMRERTVTISGLSKTFSCTGWRLGYAIAPRELTNAIRKVHDFLTVGASAPLQAAGAVGMAFDADYYNHLQLAYKQRRDVMMTALVKAGFSCGVPDGAYYVLADFSAIDPGRNDRDFAVWLAETIGVATVPGTSFYGDPGRGTSSVRFAFCKTFETLGRAAERLDQLSR, from the coding sequence ATGACAAAGACAGCACGCCGGACGAGTACTTTCAACGAGTCGGTTATCCGGGAGATGACGCGGATTGCGCACCGCACCGGCGCGGTGAATCTCGCGCAGGGTTTCCCCGATTTCCCGATGCCGGCGCCCATGAAGGAGGCAGCGTGCGCAGCGATCCTGGGTGACATCAATCAGTACGCGATAACATGGGGTGCACCAGCGCTACGCATCGCGATCGCGGAGAAGTATCGCCGCTGGTACGACATGCCGGTCGACCCGGATACGGAGATAACGGTCACGTGCGGCGCGACCGAAGCGATGGCGGCGACATTCATGGCGCTCATCGATCCGGGCGACGAGGTGATCATACTCGAGCCGTTCTATGAGAACTATGGGCCCGACGCAGAGCTCGCCGGCGCGAAGCCGATCTTCGTTCCGTTGATCGCGCCGAACTGGGATCTGGACATCGAGCGCCTCGCCGCATCGATCACGGCACGCACGCGTGCGATCGTTCTCAACACGCCACACAATCCCACTGGCAAGGTATTCTCGCGCGCCGAGATCTCGGCTGTCGCGGAGCTGGCGCAGCGACACAACCTGCTCGTCTTCACCGATGAGATTTACGAGCACCTCGTGTACGCGGGCCACCATCATCCGATCGCGACCTGGCCCGGAATGCGCGAGCGCACGGTCACGATATCGGGGCTTTCCAAGACATTTTCGTGCACCGGCTGGCGTCTCGGCTACGCGATCGCGCCGCGCGAGCTGACGAATGCGATACGCAAGGTTCACGACTTCCTCACCGTCGGTGCGTCCGCACCATTGCAGGCCGCCGGCGCGGTTGGAATGGCCTTCGACGCGGATTACTACAACCATCTTCAACTCGCATACAAGCAACGCCGCGACGTGATGATGACCGCACTGGTGAAGGCGGGCTTCTCGTGCGGCGTTCCCGACGGCGCGTATTACGTGCTGGCCGACTTCAGCGCGATCGATCCCGGCCGGAACGATCGCGACTTCGCCGTCTGGCTGGCCGAGACGATCGGCGTCGCGACAGTACCGGGAACGAGCTTCTATGGCGATCCAGGTCGCGGAACCTCGTCCGTCCGTTTTGCGTTCTGCAAGACCTTCGAGACACTCGGTCGCGCGGCCGAACGACTCGACCAGCTCAGCCGGTGA
- the ruvA gene encoding Holliday junction branch migration protein RuvA encodes MISRIRGTLEAKDLDRVEIATPGGVAYMLQIPLSVYETLPSVGEPVSLYTSLIVKEDGWQLFGFASQLERRLFDLVRTANGVGPALALSLLSSLTAARLVRAIVEKDTATLQSVPRVGKKKAEQMILDLAIKMRDVDVTETFGGAPAPGAAAEDAIRALVSLGYSLADAERAVRATLDASTGPLAATDLIRNALARIAAR; translated from the coding sequence ATGATCTCGCGCATACGCGGAACGCTCGAAGCCAAGGACCTGGATCGCGTGGAGATTGCGACGCCAGGCGGCGTCGCCTACATGCTGCAGATCCCCCTCTCGGTGTATGAAACACTTCCGTCAGTCGGCGAGCCGGTCTCGCTCTACACGTCGCTGATCGTCAAGGAAGATGGGTGGCAGCTGTTTGGATTCGCGTCGCAGCTGGAACGGCGCCTGTTCGATCTGGTGCGTACTGCGAACGGTGTCGGACCCGCACTCGCACTCAGTCTCCTTTCATCGCTCACGGCGGCCCGGCTCGTTCGAGCCATCGTCGAGAAGGATACTGCGACTCTGCAGAGCGTCCCGCGAGTTGGAAAGAAGAAAGCCGAGCAGATGATCCTCGATCTCGCCATCAAGATGCGCGACGTCGACGTCACAGAGACATTCGGCGGCGCGCCCGCTCCCGGCGCTGCTGCGGAAGATGCGATCCGGGCGCTCGTGTCGCTTGGATATTCACTCGCTGACGCGGAGCGCGCCGTCCGCGCGACTCTTGATGCCAGTACCGGTCCGCTTGCTGCTACCGATCTCATTCGTAACGCCCTGGCCCGCATCGCTGCCCGTTAG
- a CDS encoding response regulator, protein MALRAKSVLWVDDESDLLESHCIFLRSKGYDVECVTNADDAVELLRRETFDLLLLDEQMPGTRGLEAYREVREIAPNLPVVMVTKSEEDSTLREAIGANIRDYLVKPVNPRQVLSVITRILDGPRIRSQAIARAFVERFRALELERARDLDWRGWIERYDELMRWDVDLAEADERGLYDSLQGLYSDMHREFADYMQTAYPAWLADLNGERPALSIDIVGEFLTPILEREKAAVFIVVDCLRLDQWRVLEPLLAPYFEVETTHYYAVLPTATPYSRNSLFSGLFPGEIATRFPEWWGAQDDESLNAHERELLEAHLRELRGETHVRYQKISTAAGSDDLARHMGTAIAPEGVSAFVFNFVDLLTHGRSESQILYEVARDEIALRRLTRQWFERSALLGLLREASARKVSVLLTTDHGSIHCNTPATVFAKRDASANLRYKFGEDLRAESADQALLFPNPDTLKLPHRGHNVNTLLARNDCFFVYPTKLREYQSRYRGSFLHGGVSPEEVILPLALLTPRR, encoded by the coding sequence ATGGCTTTGAGAGCAAAATCTGTCCTGTGGGTGGATGACGAGAGCGACCTTCTCGAATCACACTGCATTTTCCTGCGTTCCAAGGGATACGACGTGGAATGCGTGACGAACGCGGATGACGCGGTCGAGCTGTTGCGCAGAGAAACGTTTGATCTGCTCCTGTTGGACGAGCAGATGCCGGGAACGCGTGGTTTGGAAGCGTACCGCGAAGTCCGCGAAATTGCGCCGAATCTTCCCGTGGTGATGGTCACCAAGAGCGAGGAGGATTCGACGCTGCGCGAGGCGATCGGCGCGAACATCCGGGATTATCTCGTCAAGCCTGTGAATCCGCGGCAGGTGCTATCCGTCATCACGCGCATTCTGGACGGGCCCCGAATCAGGTCGCAGGCGATTGCGCGTGCGTTCGTGGAGCGGTTCCGCGCGCTGGAGCTGGAGCGCGCGCGGGATCTCGACTGGCGCGGGTGGATCGAGCGATACGACGAGCTGATGCGTTGGGACGTGGATCTGGCCGAAGCCGACGAGCGTGGGCTGTACGATTCGCTCCAGGGCCTGTACAGCGACATGCATCGCGAGTTTGCCGACTACATGCAGACGGCGTATCCCGCCTGGCTGGCGGACCTGAATGGCGAGCGTCCTGCACTCTCGATCGACATAGTCGGCGAATTCCTGACACCGATTCTGGAACGCGAAAAGGCGGCGGTATTCATCGTGGTCGACTGCCTTCGTCTGGACCAGTGGCGGGTCCTGGAGCCGTTGCTTGCGCCGTACTTCGAAGTCGAGACGACGCACTATTACGCCGTGCTTCCGACGGCCACTCCGTACTCACGGAACTCGCTGTTCAGCGGACTCTTTCCAGGCGAGATCGCGACGCGTTTCCCGGAGTGGTGGGGAGCGCAGGACGATGAGTCTCTCAACGCGCACGAGCGCGAGCTTCTGGAGGCGCATCTCCGGGAGCTGCGTGGCGAGACCCATGTGCGGTACCAGAAGATATCGACCGCTGCCGGATCGGACGACCTCGCTCGTCACATGGGGACGGCGATCGCGCCGGAGGGTGTGAGCGCTTTCGTGTTCAATTTCGTCGATCTGCTGACGCATGGCCGTAGCGAGTCGCAGATCCTTTATGAAGTGGCGCGTGACGAGATTGCGCTGCGCCGTCTTACGCGTCAGTGGTTCGAACGGTCGGCGCTGCTGGGCCTGCTGCGCGAGGCGTCGGCGCGAAAGGTCTCGGTGCTGTTGACGACCGATCATGGCTCGATCCACTGCAACACGCCGGCGACGGTATTCGCCAAGCGCGATGCAAGCGCCAACCTCCGGTACAAATTCGGCGAGGATCTCCGCGCGGAATCGGCCGATCAGGCGTTGCTGTTCCCGAATCCCGACACATTGAAACTTCCGCACCGGGGCCATAATGTGAACACTCTCCTCGCGCGCAACGATTGCTTCTTCGTGTACCCGACAAAGCTTCGCGAATATCAGAGTCGTTATCGCGGATCGTTCCTGCATGGCGGCGTTTCACCGGAAGAGGTGATTCTTCCGCTCGCACTTCTCACACCCAGACGTTAG